The DNA region TTAAAATGAATAAATTCGTTAATTTTACGGTTGAATTAATGAGCGCATCTTGATATGAAAGTTTTCAACAAAATACTTAAATTCCTCAGTGAAAACAACACACTTATTGACCGCAAAGAATTTAACCGGGGACTTTTCATCAACCTTTTATCCGTGTTTACCCTGATATTTACAGGTCTCATTGCAATTAATGAGTTAACGGAATCCGGTAACATATTCATGAGGATCCTTCCACTTTTGGCTGTTATTTTATTGATTGTCAATCTAATTTTACATAATTACAAAAAAGGAGGAAAATCAGTTTTAACAGGGAGTTTTCTTTTAATAATCATTTCGATATATTCCTTAACTGCTCTTTTTACAGGGAAAATTCAGGAAGGAAATATATTCTGGCTCACCACCTACCCCATTGTAGCCCTCTTATCCACTAATAATAAAGCCAATCTGTTTTCATTCCTATTCCTTTTCATTATACTTATTGCCCCCGCTGTGTTGCCTTTTTCCGTATTTAGCCAACAATGGATTGTGGCAACAGAAGCAATTGCCTTTTCAACGGTTTACATAGCGAATTTTTCTGTTATTTATTTGGTCCTCAAAGGTATTCATGATACAGCCAGACAAAAAGACCGCAAAATTTACCGGTTACATGACGAACTTAAAGACAAAGAGGAATTTATTTCCAGGATATCTCATCAAATCCGCACCCCCCTAAACAATATTGTAGTGGTTTCCAATATGCTCGATCCTTCTGATTTAAACGATAAGACAAAAGATTACTTCGATACCATTCTGGCCTCCACCAATAACCTGGTTGACGTAGTGAACAGCTTCTCAGACATCACCAACGTGGATGTCCAGGAACGAAAAAAATACGAGATACAATTTGACCTCAACAACACCCTGCAAAACACCAAAAACCTCTTCGTTGACAGGGAATCGAACAGCCGGGGGCATCCCATTCATATCCATTCCAGTATTGATTATCCACTAATAGGTGATCCGGTTAAGATAAAGCAGATCTTTCTGAATTTAATGGAACAAATAATAAAACATTCAAAGACCAAACAAATTGAAATCAACGTATCCGACCAGGAAACAGGCACAGATGATTCCCCGGTAGAAGTTATATTTGAGCTCTCCACCATGGATATTCAGCAGCTTGACAAAGAGTTAAGGGACAAATCGCAGGCTGTTAAAA from Bacteroidales bacterium includes:
- a CDS encoding response regulator, with the translated sequence MKVFNKILKFLSENNTLIDRKEFNRGLFINLLSVFTLIFTGLIAINELTESGNIFMRILPLLAVILLIVNLILHNYKKGGKSVLTGSFLLIIISIYSLTALFTGKIQEGNIFWLTTYPIVALLSTNNKANLFSFLFLFIILIAPAVLPFSVFSQQWIVATEAIAFSTVYIANFSVIYLVLKGIHDTARQKDRKIYRLHDELKDKEEFISRISHQIRTPLNNIVVVSNMLDPSDLNDKTKDYFDTILASTNNLVDVVNSFSDITNVDVQERKKYEIQFDLNNTLQNTKNLFVDRESNSRGHPIHIHSSIDYPLIGDPVKIKQIFLNLMEQIIKHSKTKQIEINVSDQETGTDDSPVEVIFELSTMDIQQLDKELRDKSQAVKTKKLIDKLELHIAQRTIESLGGQLQIQTLPEKYNFRFTLQFKKAEDKTIKQEDTGIPRREKEKIELSDANVLLVEDNLINQKIVVLSLKKYVNNVDVANNGKEALDKFGSVKYDIILMDIQMPVMNGIVSTKKIRNIEKSTNTHTPIIAITANALLGDKEECLEAGTDDYISKPFQIETLLEKMRNLL